One Bdellovibrio bacteriovorus str. Tiberius DNA segment encodes these proteins:
- the rsgA gene encoding ribosome small subunit-dependent GTPase A, with the protein MTNSSILPAWGWNALLQAQIELRPLTSGEVVGRIINQEREMYRVVFFKNDHEGKALAQLSGKFRYNHSDLNLEYPGVGDWVICELHSHDEHAVIHEVLSRHSCFYRKEPGSGARAQIVAANVDVIFVAVSANQDFNLKRLDRYMSLAWESNASPVIVLTKADLAEDLEGLIAEVEDRHPAVPVHAVSALDPQTLEPLKTHLLPGKTVVLLGSSGVGKSTLGNLLLEKEQIKTQGIREDDDKGKHTTTSRSLYQLPSGALLMDTPGMRELGLLDHREGFENLFDDILELATHCRFKDCQHQTEPGCAVQAGLASGELEAERWESFQNLERELRYFERKTDPEKAREERQKWKKITQGLRVRVKQKSRGEI; encoded by the coding sequence GTGACTAATTCATCAATCCTTCCCGCTTGGGGATGGAACGCGCTTTTGCAGGCGCAAATCGAACTTCGACCTCTGACATCAGGCGAAGTCGTTGGACGTATTATTAATCAAGAACGCGAAATGTACCGCGTGGTGTTCTTTAAAAACGACCACGAAGGCAAAGCCCTGGCTCAGCTTTCAGGAAAATTTCGCTATAACCATTCTGATCTGAATCTGGAATACCCTGGTGTGGGTGACTGGGTGATCTGCGAGCTGCATTCCCATGACGAGCACGCCGTGATTCACGAAGTTCTTTCGCGCCACAGCTGCTTTTACCGCAAGGAACCCGGCAGCGGGGCCCGAGCCCAGATCGTAGCCGCGAACGTGGATGTGATCTTTGTGGCTGTATCTGCCAATCAGGATTTCAACCTGAAGCGCCTGGATCGCTATATGAGCCTTGCGTGGGAATCAAATGCTTCGCCGGTCATCGTTCTGACCAAGGCTGACTTGGCCGAAGACCTTGAAGGCCTTATCGCCGAAGTGGAGGACCGCCACCCGGCAGTCCCCGTGCACGCCGTGAGTGCTTTGGATCCCCAAACCCTGGAACCGCTGAAGACTCACCTGCTGCCCGGAAAGACCGTGGTGCTTTTAGGGTCTTCGGGGGTTGGGAAATCGACTTTGGGAAATCTGCTTTTGGAAAAAGAACAGATCAAAACCCAGGGCATCCGCGAGGACGACGACAAGGGTAAACACACGACCACTTCAAGGTCCTTGTATCAGCTTCCCTCTGGCGCCCTTTTGATGGACACGCCGGGCATGCGGGAATTGGGGCTTTTGGATCACCGCGAGGGCTTTGAGAACCTTTTTGACGACATCCTGGAACTGGCGACCCATTGCCGGTTTAAGGACTGCCAGCATCAGACCGAACCAGGCTGCGCCGTACAGGCGGGGTTGGCTTCGGGGGAACTGGAGGCGGAACGTTGGGAAAGTTTTCAAAATCTGGAGCGGGAGCTGCGTTATTTTGAGCGCAAAACCGACCCGGAAAAAGCCCGGGAGGAGCGCCAGAAATGGAAGAAAATCACGCAAGGACTGCGAGTCCGCGTAAAACAGAAATCCAGAGGGGAAATCTAG
- a CDS encoding ribose-phosphate diphosphokinase, with protein MKGLKIFSANANPTLAKKVAEAAGVELGYCEVSSFADGEIQVEIHESVRGQHVFVVQSTCPPVNQNYMELFVMLDALRRASAASITAVIPYYGYARQDRKVAPRAPISAKLMADLITTAGADRVVSVDLHAAQIQGFFNVPVDHLFAIPTLARAWRDAYGQGSEFVAVSPDAGGVERTRAFAKRIESSMAIIDKRRSGPNEAKALHLIGDVTGKTAVIVDDMIDTAGTLTQAVDSLYKNGAKRVFAVATHPVLSGPAINRLKESPIEKVWVTDTIPLSEAAKNCGKIEVVSVAPVLAEAMKRIHGNDSVSSLFD; from the coding sequence ATGAAGGGCCTAAAGATCTTTTCCGCCAATGCCAATCCCACATTAGCCAAGAAAGTAGCCGAAGCCGCTGGAGTTGAGCTCGGATACTGTGAAGTCAGCAGTTTTGCTGATGGCGAAATCCAAGTTGAAATACATGAGAGCGTCCGCGGGCAACACGTGTTTGTTGTCCAAAGCACCTGCCCTCCTGTAAATCAAAACTACATGGAGCTGTTTGTGATGCTCGATGCCCTTCGCCGGGCCTCGGCCGCCTCCATCACCGCCGTGATTCCTTATTACGGTTATGCCCGCCAGGATCGAAAAGTGGCCCCGCGCGCCCCTATTTCGGCCAAATTGATGGCGGACCTGATCACGACGGCCGGCGCCGATCGTGTGGTGTCCGTGGACCTGCACGCGGCCCAAATCCAAGGTTTCTTCAATGTTCCGGTGGACCACTTGTTCGCTATTCCGACTTTGGCTCGCGCTTGGCGAGATGCCTACGGCCAGGGCTCTGAATTTGTTGCGGTGAGTCCAGATGCCGGCGGGGTTGAAAGAACCCGCGCCTTTGCCAAGAGAATTGAGTCCTCCATGGCGATCATCGATAAACGCCGTTCCGGCCCAAATGAGGCTAAAGCCCTGCACCTGATTGGGGATGTGACTGGTAAAACGGCCGTCATCGTGGACGATATGATCGATACGGCGGGAACTCTTACACAAGCAGTTGACAGCCTGTATAAGAATGGGGCAAAACGTGTGTTCGCCGTTGCAACCCACCCTGTTTTGTCAGGTCCTGCGATCAATCGCCTGAAGGAAAGCCCTATTGAAAAAGTATGGGTCACCGACACGATCCCGCTGTCTGAAGCGGCGAAAAACTGCGGAAAAATTGAAGTGGTTTCAGTAGCTCCGGTTCTGGCCGAAGCCATGAAACGAATCCACGGCAACGACTCCGTAAGTTCATTGTTTGACTAA